One genomic region from Drosophila busckii strain San Diego stock center, stock number 13000-0081.31 chromosome 3R, ASM1175060v1, whole genome shotgun sequence encodes:
- the LOC108602558 gene encoding uncharacterized protein LOC108602558 has product MLRLQLVKVFLLVVLLVARTESKPAKGRKSAFGLGLLGGALAGAAVGHAVVKSSQGRTNSPAPAAVAPTRVVETGSLDARGCYKQTIKEPVQGNIGMYIETEHLICPNPQAPPAAPVQVVHQPSLAVPVKVVPVVVSNYTQADTFANSSNIPTNAIHIPDHTLIQVAATNPPPTLVYAAAPVAPVHQPALAGTEPRIILISQTVKKQKSAAPTLNISHWLLIMVIFYCLASRTYNKVA; this is encoded by the exons ATGTTAAGACTTCAGTTGGTAAAAGTTTTTCTGCTCGtagtgctgctggtggcaagGACTGAATCCAAGCCAGCCAAAGGACGCAAGTCTGCATTTG GTTTGGGCCTGCTAGGAGGTGCATTGGCAGGCGCTGCTGTTGGTCATGCGGTAGTAAAGTCAAGCCAAGGACGTACTAATTCTCCcgctccagctgctgttgcaccaACCCGCGTAGTGGAGACTGGATCTTTAGATGCACGTGGTTGCTATAAGCAGACAATCAAGGAACCCGTTCAAGGCAACATCGGAATGTATATCGAAACGGAGCATCTTATTTGTCCCAATCCCCAAGCACCGCCAGCAGCACCCGTACAGGTTGTACACCAGCCATCTTTAGCTGTGCCTGTTAAAGTAGTACCGGTGGTGGTGTCAAATTACACACAGGCAGATACGTTTGCCAATTCATCAAATATTCCAACTAATGCTATCCATATACCAGATCATACTCTGATCCAAGTAGCTGCAACAAACCCACCTCCGACACTTGTTTATGCAGCAGCTCCCGTAGCACCAGTTCATCAGCCTGCCCTTGCAGGCACTGAACCTCGTATAATTCTAATTTCTCAAACTGTGAAGAAGCAGAAATCGGCAGCGCCAACTCTCAACATTTCCCATTGGCTTTTAATAATGGTAATCTTCTATTGCCTCGCAAGCAGAACATATAATAAAGTTGCGTAG